A DNA window from Methylocystis heyeri contains the following coding sequences:
- the ndk gene encoding nucleoside-diphosphate kinase, producing the protein MAIERTFSILKPDATRRNLTGAVNALIEKAGLRIVAQKRIRLSREQAETFYGVHKERPFFGELVEQMTAAPVVVQVLEGENAIAHYREVMGATNPANAAPGTIRKEFALNVGENTVHGSDAPETAVVEIAQFFSGNEIVG; encoded by the coding sequence ATGGCGATCGAACGCACTTTCTCCATCCTCAAGCCCGATGCGACGCGGCGCAACCTCACCGGCGCGGTCAACGCCCTGATCGAAAAGGCGGGGCTCCGCATCGTCGCGCAGAAGCGCATCCGCCTCTCCCGCGAGCAGGCCGAGACCTTCTACGGCGTGCATAAAGAGCGCCCCTTCTTCGGCGAGCTGGTCGAGCAGATGACCGCGGCGCCGGTGGTGGTGCAGGTGCTCGAAGGCGAAAACGCCATCGCCCACTACCGCGAGGTCATGGGCGCGACCAATCCGGCCAACGCCGCGCCAGGCACGATCCGCAAGGAGTTCGCGCTCAATGTCGGCGAGAACACCGTTCACGGTTCGGACGCTCCCGAGACGGCAGTCGTTGAAATCGCCCAGTTTTTCTCGGGCAACGAAATAGTCGGTTAA
- the tpiA gene encoding triose-phosphate isomerase, with protein sequence MTFVRRPLLAGNWKMNGLRAALTEVQRVAAGFAGAPRSRIDLLLCPPATLLAAASAIAAPAGVFLGGQDCHSEPSGAHTGDISAAMLADAGANFVIIGHSERRADHGESDALVRAKALAALAAGLTPIVCVGETRQEREAGRAEDVVGSQIAGSVPPGFAPNRIVLAYEPVWAIGTGLTPTPQDVARMHGFARERLEAALGAGQGPGVRILYGGSVKPSNARELMSVDDVDGALVGGASLRADDFLAIAAAWA encoded by the coding sequence ATGACATTCGTCCGCCGCCCGCTGCTCGCCGGCAATTGGAAGATGAACGGCTTGCGCGCAGCGCTGACCGAGGTCCAACGGGTCGCCGCCGGATTTGCCGGCGCGCCACGCTCCAGAATCGACCTGCTGCTGTGTCCGCCCGCGACCCTGCTCGCCGCCGCTTCGGCGATCGCCGCGCCGGCGGGCGTCTTTCTCGGCGGGCAGGATTGCCATAGCGAGCCGAGCGGGGCCCATACCGGCGATATTTCCGCCGCCATGCTCGCGGACGCGGGGGCGAACTTCGTCATAATAGGCCACAGCGAGCGTCGCGCCGACCATGGCGAGAGCGACGCGCTGGTGCGGGCCAAGGCGCTGGCGGCCCTCGCCGCCGGATTGACCCCCATCGTCTGCGTCGGGGAGACCCGGCAGGAGCGCGAGGCCGGCAGGGCCGAGGACGTGGTGGGCTCCCAGATCGCCGGCTCGGTTCCGCCCGGCTTTGCGCCGAATCGGATCGTTCTCGCCTATGAGCCGGTCTGGGCCATCGGCACCGGCCTTACGCCGACGCCGCAGGACGTCGCCCGGATGCACGGTTTCGCCCGGGAGCGGCTGGAGGCTGCGCTGGGAGCCGGCCAGGGCCCAGGGGTCAGAATTCTCTACGGCGGCTCGGTGAAGCCCTCCAATGCGCGGGAGTTGATGAGCGTCGACGACGTCGACGGCGCGCTGGTCGGCGGCGCCAGCCTGCGCGCCGACGATTTTCTGGCCATCGCGGCGGCCTGGGCGTGA
- a CDS encoding glutathione S-transferase family protein has protein sequence MITLYCFRPAPGLPDLSPFVVKAMTLLKLAGLEYELNDKGYARAPKGKLPYIDDEGVIVADSTFIRWHIEETSGFDFDAHLSPEQKAAGWAVEKMCEEHLYWLIVRDRWMDEANFERGPGRIFDRVPAPARALVKRMIRGKVKKSLHLQGLGRHSAEEAARLGVRDIETLATLLGDKPYLFGEDPCGADATVFAFIAATLSPSWESPIRDAAVAASNLVAYRDRLMNRFFGDMA, from the coding sequence ATGATCACGCTCTATTGCTTTCGCCCCGCTCCCGGCCTGCCCGATCTCAGCCCCTTCGTCGTCAAGGCGATGACGCTGCTAAAGCTCGCGGGGCTGGAATATGAGCTGAACGACAAGGGTTACGCGCGCGCTCCCAAGGGTAAGCTTCCCTATATCGACGACGAAGGGGTCATCGTCGCCGATTCGACCTTCATCCGCTGGCATATCGAAGAGACCAGCGGCTTCGACTTCGACGCGCATCTCTCGCCCGAACAGAAAGCCGCTGGCTGGGCGGTCGAAAAAATGTGCGAGGAGCACCTCTATTGGCTGATCGTCCGCGACCGCTGGATGGACGAAGCCAATTTCGAGCGGGGTCCAGGCAGGATCTTCGACCGGGTTCCCGCGCCCGCGCGGGCCCTCGTCAAGCGGATGATACGCGGCAAGGTGAAGAAAAGCCTTCATCTTCAGGGCCTGGGCAGGCACAGCGCCGAGGAGGCCGCGCGGCTCGGGGTCAGGGACATCGAGACCCTTGCGACGCTGCTCGGCGACAAGCCCTATCTCTTTGGCGAGGACCCCTGCGGAGCGGACGCCACTGTTTTCGCCTTCATCGCAGCCACGCTCTCGCCGTCCTGGGAGTCGCCGATACGCGACGCCGCCGTCGCCGCCTCCAATCTCGTCGCCTATCGCGACCGGCTCATGAACCGCTTCTTCGGCGATATGGCGTAG
- the ppk2 gene encoding polyphosphate kinase 2, whose translation MNEILDKAAESALSAGQPAAAPEVVSASPEDQPEAERRRHMRRADSEAIRQAFETGEFPYSSRLGEKFYLEHMLPLQVELLKAQNWAKETGQRIVVLFEGRDAAGKGGTIKRFMEHLNPRGARVVALEKPSERERTQWYFQRYVEHLPAAGEIVFFDRSWYNRAGVERVMNFCTPNEYLDFMRQCPELERMFVSSGIRLFKYWFSVTREEQVRRFRARQTDPLKQWKLSPIDRASIDKWDDYTEAKEAMFFFTDTADAPWAVIKSDDKKRARLNCMQHFLSALEYPNKDHRLIRGPDPLIVGSSAHVIGRDKHILGKSLDLDKKRKRSR comes from the coding sequence ATGAACGAGATTCTCGATAAGGCGGCGGAGTCGGCGCTTTCCGCCGGGCAGCCGGCGGCCGCCCCCGAGGTGGTTTCCGCCTCTCCTGAAGACCAGCCCGAGGCCGAACGGCGCCGCCACATGCGGCGTGCGGATTCCGAGGCCATCCGTCAGGCTTTCGAAACCGGAGAGTTTCCCTATTCGTCTCGCCTCGGCGAAAAATTCTACCTCGAGCATATGCTCCCTTTGCAGGTCGAGCTGCTGAAAGCCCAGAACTGGGCGAAGGAGACCGGCCAGCGCATCGTCGTTCTGTTCGAGGGCCGCGACGCCGCCGGCAAGGGCGGCACGATCAAACGCTTCATGGAGCATCTCAATCCGCGCGGGGCTCGCGTGGTGGCGCTCGAAAAGCCCTCCGAACGCGAACGCACCCAGTGGTATTTCCAGCGCTACGTCGAGCATCTGCCGGCGGCCGGCGAAATCGTCTTCTTCGACCGCTCCTGGTACAACCGCGCCGGCGTCGAGCGGGTGATGAATTTCTGCACCCCCAACGAATATCTCGACTTCATGCGGCAATGCCCGGAACTGGAACGCATGTTCGTCAGTTCGGGCATAAGGCTGTTCAAATATTGGTTCTCGGTCACCCGCGAGGAGCAGGTGCGGCGCTTCAGGGCCCGGCAGACCGATCCGCTGAAGCAGTGGAAGCTCTCTCCCATAGACCGGGCCTCGATCGACAAATGGGACGACTACACAGAGGCCAAAGAGGCGATGTTCTTCTTCACCGACACCGCCGACGCGCCCTGGGCAGTGATCAAATCCGACGACAAGAAACGCGCGCGGCTCAACTGCATGCAGCACTTTCTGTCTGCGCTGGAATATCCGAACAAGGATCATCGCCTGATCCGCGGCCCGGACCCCCTGATCGTGGGCTCCAGCGCCCATGTGATCGGAAGGGACAAGCACATCCTCGGCAAGTCGCTCGATCTCGACAAGAAACGCAAACGCAGCCGGTGA